A window of Agrobacterium tumefaciens contains these coding sequences:
- a CDS encoding aldo/keto reductase, translating to MEYRYLGKSGLKVPALSFGTGTFGGSGPLFSNWGTSDATEARRLVDICLEAGVNLFDTADVYSNGASEEVLGEALKGRRDGALISTKTSLPMGDGPNEAGSSRFRLLRAVDDALRRLQTDYIDVLQLHGFDAFTPVEEVLSTLDTLVRSGKVRYTGVSNFSGWQIMKSLDVADRYGWPRYVVNQVYYSLVGRDYEWDLMPLGADQGLGAMAWSPLGWGRLTGKIRRGAPLPEGSRLHETASFGPPVDDEHLYRVIDALDAVAEETGTTVPQVALNWLLRRPTVSTVIIGARNEEQLRQNLDAAGWELTSAQVATLDEASETTAPYPHFPYQRQEGFTRLNPPAVARQTMPF from the coding sequence ATGGAATATCGCTATCTCGGCAAATCCGGACTGAAAGTGCCTGCCTTAAGTTTCGGCACCGGAACCTTCGGCGGCTCCGGTCCGCTCTTCAGCAACTGGGGCACCTCTGATGCCACGGAGGCCCGTCGCCTTGTCGACATCTGCCTCGAGGCGGGCGTCAACCTGTTCGATACGGCTGATGTCTATTCTAATGGGGCATCGGAAGAGGTGCTCGGCGAGGCTCTCAAAGGCAGGCGCGATGGCGCTCTGATTTCAACCAAGACCAGCCTGCCGATGGGTGACGGCCCAAACGAGGCCGGCTCCTCCCGCTTTAGGCTGCTGCGCGCGGTGGATGATGCCTTGCGCCGTCTCCAGACCGACTATATCGATGTCCTTCAGCTCCACGGCTTCGATGCATTTACGCCGGTCGAGGAAGTGCTGTCGACGCTCGATACGCTCGTCCGGTCCGGCAAGGTGCGCTATACCGGCGTGTCGAACTTTTCAGGCTGGCAGATCATGAAATCGCTTGATGTCGCGGACAGATATGGCTGGCCGCGTTATGTGGTCAACCAGGTCTATTATTCCCTAGTTGGCCGCGACTACGAATGGGACCTGATGCCGCTCGGCGCGGATCAGGGTCTTGGCGCAATGGCCTGGAGCCCGCTTGGCTGGGGGCGATTGACCGGAAAAATCCGTCGCGGCGCGCCGCTGCCTGAAGGCAGCCGCCTGCATGAGACAGCCAGCTTCGGCCCGCCGGTGGATGATGAACATCTCTACCGCGTGATCGATGCGCTCGACGCTGTCGCGGAAGAAACCGGCACGACGGTGCCACAGGTCGCCCTCAACTGGCTGCTAAGACGCCCCACTGTTTCCACGGTCATCATCGGCGCGCGCAATGAGGAACAGCTTCGCCAGAACCTCGACGCCGCGGGATGGGAGCTGACATCGGCGCAGGTAGCGACGCTGGATGAAGCCAGCGAGACGACAGCGCCCTATCCGCATTTCCCGTATCAGCGCCAGGAGGGCTTTACCCGGCTTAATCCACCGGCCGTAGCACGTCAGACCATGCCGTTCTAA
- a CDS encoding LysR family transcriptional regulator gives MARLEINRAGEMEIFVRVVELGGFSRAAAAANMTPSAVSKLIARLESRLGARLLIRSTRQLQITPEGCAFYERATRILADLEEAERAAGLGEQPVGRVRINTSASYATHVLAPILPRFLALYPDITLDIVQTDLVVDLLAERMDVAVRAGPLKSSSLVARKLGETRMIIAAAPDYLERCGVPQTITDLEDHNRLGFGYARSVDGWPLRDNGKTVVIPATGRVQISDGEGLRRLALAGVGLVRLASFTVIDDIAAGQLVPVLDHLDTGETEMFHAVYVGQRGPLPSRIRALLDFLGEYGRVK, from the coding sequence ATGGCGCGACTGGAGATTAACCGGGCAGGGGAGATGGAAATCTTCGTACGGGTTGTTGAACTCGGCGGCTTTTCCCGCGCGGCTGCGGCTGCGAACATGACGCCTTCGGCGGTGAGCAAGCTCATCGCTCGGTTGGAAAGTCGGCTGGGCGCGCGTCTGCTCATCCGGTCCACCCGGCAGCTTCAGATAACGCCAGAGGGCTGCGCTTTCTATGAAAGGGCCACTCGCATCCTCGCCGATCTCGAGGAGGCCGAACGCGCCGCCGGCTTGGGCGAGCAGCCTGTCGGCCGCGTTCGGATCAACACCAGCGCATCCTATGCAACGCATGTTCTTGCGCCCATCCTGCCACGCTTTCTCGCGCTTTATCCCGATATCACGCTCGATATCGTCCAGACGGATCTCGTGGTCGATCTTCTTGCGGAGCGTATGGATGTCGCGGTCAGGGCGGGGCCGCTGAAAAGCTCCAGCCTCGTTGCCCGCAAACTCGGCGAGACAAGGATGATCATCGCCGCCGCCCCTGACTATCTGGAGCGCTGCGGTGTGCCGCAAACAATCACCGATCTGGAAGATCACAATCGTCTAGGGTTTGGTTATGCCCGGTCAGTCGACGGATGGCCGTTGCGGGACAACGGCAAGACCGTCGTGATCCCGGCAACGGGACGCGTGCAGATAAGCGATGGCGAGGGTCTTCGCCGTCTTGCTCTTGCCGGTGTCGGGCTAGTGCGTCTTGCCTCTTTCACCGTGATAGACGATATCGCCGCCGGCCAGCTGGTCCCGGTGCTCGATCATCTCGATACGGGCGAAACGGAGATGTTTCATGCCGTCTATGTCGGCCAACGCGGGCCGCTTCCCTCACGCATCCGGGCGCTGCTCGATTTTCTGGGTGAATACGGGCGGGTGAAATAA
- a CDS encoding 2-keto-4-pentenoate hydratase, producing the protein MTAIEKLAERFAKASREGDRIVLAELEAEGLVPGTLAEAMAVQRDFAGYLGKPIGGWKLAIRPDGEAVAAPMFDCCRVNDANLASFPLAGTEGIEVEICFTLAADIPAAAEGQLTRADMMQYIDKVHLGVELLRYRLEEKNQVPFPLFLADRLANHGFALGPEVDKRIVDVFAANSDDLPLLIVTEGPVQIFNAKVKHTNIDPLAPLLAFANAALNTGYMLRAGQVVTTGSLCGALPSALSGETGIILESVGAFTLSGPKD; encoded by the coding sequence ATGACGGCGATCGAAAAACTGGCGGAGCGTTTTGCAAAGGCTAGCCGGGAGGGTGATAGAATTGTTTTAGCTGAGCTGGAGGCGGAGGGCCTAGTTCCGGGCACGCTTGCAGAGGCGATGGCGGTTCAGCGAGACTTTGCAGGATATTTGGGAAAACCGATCGGCGGCTGGAAGCTGGCGATCCGCCCGGATGGCGAGGCGGTCGCGGCTCCCATGTTCGATTGCTGCCGGGTGAACGATGCCAATCTCGCTTCCTTCCCGCTGGCTGGTACGGAGGGAATTGAAGTCGAGATATGCTTTACGCTCGCTGCCGATATTCCCGCCGCGGCTGAAGGGCAGCTCACCAGGGCGGATATGATGCAGTATATCGACAAGGTGCATCTTGGTGTCGAGCTTCTCCGATACAGGCTGGAAGAGAAAAATCAGGTTCCGTTTCCGCTCTTTCTGGCAGATCGCCTCGCCAACCACGGTTTCGCCCTCGGGCCAGAAGTGGACAAGCGCATCGTGGATGTTTTTGCGGCTAATAGCGATGACCTGCCGCTGCTCATCGTCACCGAAGGTCCGGTGCAGATCTTCAATGCCAAGGTAAAACACACGAATATTGATCCGTTGGCGCCGCTTCTCGCCTTCGCCAACGCCGCACTCAACACAGGATATATGCTGAGAGCAGGCCAAGTGGTGACGACGGGCAGCCTCTGCGGTGCGTTGCCGAGTGCACTTTCTGGCGAGACCGGCATTATTCTGGAATCAGTTGGTGCTTTCACATTGTCAGGTCCGAAAGATTAA
- a CDS encoding fumarylacetoacetate hydrolase family protein, with protein MKLLRYGPIGLEKPAALDAEGIIRDLSSIVTDIAGTTLSRNSLAKLTKIDLSSLPAVPSDVRIGPCVGSVGNFVAVGLNYIDHALETNTPIPEEPVLFNKHTSCISGPNDPICLLKDSEKTDWEVEIAFVIGEPAYHVREEDALSVIAGFCVCHDVSERAFQIERGGQWTKGKSGPTFGPLGPWLVTPDEIGDVQNLDLWLDVNGQRMQTGSTSKMIFPIATLVSYISRFMRLMPGDVITTGTPPGVGLGMKPPVFLKAGDVVELGIDGLGTQRQIVTAFGARDHQET; from the coding sequence ATGAAACTTCTTCGTTACGGTCCCATCGGCCTAGAAAAGCCGGCAGCGCTCGACGCCGAGGGCATTATCCGCGATCTTTCTTCGATCGTCACCGACATAGCCGGGACAACCCTCTCGCGCAATTCCCTTGCAAAACTGACAAAAATCGATCTTTCTTCGCTCCCGGCTGTACCATCTGATGTGCGGATCGGTCCCTGCGTCGGTTCTGTCGGCAATTTTGTGGCGGTTGGCCTCAATTACATCGACCATGCGCTGGAAACGAATACGCCGATCCCTGAAGAGCCTGTGCTTTTTAACAAACACACGTCATGCATTTCCGGCCCGAATGATCCGATCTGTCTTCTGAAGGATTCGGAAAAAACCGATTGGGAAGTCGAGATCGCCTTCGTTATCGGTGAGCCGGCCTATCATGTGCGGGAAGAGGATGCACTCTCCGTCATTGCGGGTTTCTGCGTCTGCCATGATGTCTCCGAACGCGCCTTCCAGATCGAACGCGGCGGCCAATGGACGAAAGGCAAAAGCGGACCGACGTTCGGTCCTCTCGGACCATGGCTGGTGACGCCGGATGAAATCGGCGACGTGCAAAATCTCGACCTATGGCTGGACGTTAACGGCCAGCGCATGCAGACAGGCTCGACGTCCAAGATGATTTTCCCGATCGCAACGCTGGTTTCCTATATCAGCCGCTTCATGCGTCTGATGCCAGGCGATGTGATCACCACCGGCACGCCGCCCGGTGTGGGCCTCGGAATGAAACCGCCCGTCTTCCTTAAAGCCGGCGACGTGGTCGAACTCGGCATTGATGGCCTCGGCACACAGCGCCAAATCGTTACAGCGTTCGGCGCGCGAGATCATCAGGAGACATGA
- a CDS encoding DUF4286 family protein yields the protein MSLLGKAVVAIWNDILPEGRDNFIEWHNREHIPERVSIPGFLRGRRYIAEQGVPEYFTLYEAADAEVLVGQPYLDRLNNPTPWTKRSTADFRNTTRGVCNTDYSHGCGDGGFIATFRFDVADNDRATIRSMLTDALCKTGKLNGISGAHLCIADSGASSLETAERKGRQVGVPNWIIMIEGGSASSVSDAADDLARKLSSADLVGPVEVGLYRLEFALGENALQQSAA from the coding sequence ATGTCTCTCTTGGGAAAGGCCGTCGTCGCCATATGGAACGACATCTTGCCGGAAGGCCGTGATAATTTCATAGAATGGCACAATCGCGAACACATTCCCGAACGGGTATCGATACCAGGTTTCCTGCGCGGACGCCGTTATATCGCCGAGCAGGGAGTACCTGAGTATTTCACGCTCTATGAGGCCGCGGATGCGGAGGTGCTGGTCGGCCAGCCCTATCTTGATCGGCTGAACAATCCCACCCCCTGGACAAAGCGTTCCACCGCAGACTTTCGCAACACGACACGCGGTGTCTGCAACACCGACTATTCCCATGGGTGCGGCGACGGCGGCTTCATCGCCACTTTTCGTTTTGACGTCGCCGACAACGACAGGGCGACAATCCGATCCATGCTGACTGACGCTCTCTGCAAAACAGGCAAGCTGAACGGCATCAGCGGCGCCCATCTGTGCATTGCAGACAGTGGCGCAAGCAGCCTCGAAACCGCCGAACGCAAGGGCCGTCAGGTTGGCGTGCCCAACTGGATCATCATGATCGAAGGCGGCTCGGCCTCCTCCGTGTCCGATGCCGCAGACGACCTGGCACGAAAACTCTCAAGCGCCGACCTTGTCGGACCCGTGGAGGTCGGACTTTATCGCCTTGAATTTGCGCTTGGCGAAAATGCTCTTCAGCAATCAGCCGCATAG
- a CDS encoding SDR family NAD(P)-dependent oxidoreductase — protein sequence MSTHYDLDGRVAVVTGAAGGFGAAISRRLQDCGTTVVHWDLPTAVKSGYVANLPHAGVDITDAQSIETATNDLQQRFGKLDILVNNAGIVGNVAPLWEIPVEEFRRIIDVNLFGSFLVCRALVPLMIETAKESHFGRIVNVASIQAKEGMHQAAAYSAAKAGLVAMTKSLGKELATAGILVNAITPAASMTAMSVDSPRERLDDILSRIPMRRFLDPAEVANMVAWLSSSECSFSTGAVFDLSGGRATY from the coding sequence ATGTCCACACACTATGATCTTGACGGCCGGGTGGCGGTCGTTACAGGTGCTGCCGGCGGCTTCGGTGCCGCGATCAGCCGGAGGTTACAGGACTGCGGCACCACGGTGGTTCACTGGGATCTGCCGACAGCTGTGAAAAGCGGTTACGTTGCCAACCTGCCCCATGCCGGCGTCGATATCACAGATGCACAAAGCATCGAAACCGCCACCAATGATCTGCAACAACGGTTCGGCAAGCTTGACATTCTCGTCAACAATGCCGGCATTGTCGGCAATGTCGCGCCCTTGTGGGAAATTCCGGTCGAGGAGTTTCGCAGGATCATCGACGTCAATCTCTTCGGCTCGTTTCTTGTCTGCCGCGCGTTGGTGCCGCTGATGATCGAAACGGCGAAAGAAAGCCATTTCGGCCGCATCGTCAACGTCGCCTCCATCCAGGCCAAGGAAGGCATGCATCAGGCAGCCGCCTACAGCGCCGCCAAGGCGGGGCTGGTGGCGATGACCAAAAGCCTTGGCAAGGAACTGGCAACAGCGGGTATTCTCGTTAACGCCATTACGCCTGCGGCCTCCATGACGGCAATGAGTGTTGATTCCCCGAGGGAACGACTGGACGATATTCTCTCCCGCATTCCCATGCGGCGTTTTCTCGACCCCGCCGAAGTCGCCAATATGGTGGCCTGGCTCTCTTCTTCCGAATGCAGCTTCTCGACCGGCGCGGTTTTCGACCTATCCGGCGGTCGCGCAACATATTGA
- a CDS encoding ABC transporter substrate-binding protein, with protein sequence MFNIIKNTLAGGAIALAVGLAGIQPAAAEDKVTLRLNFLLSGVHTIFYYGAEKGFYKEAGIDLQIGEGQGSARTVQSVATGGDMFGIADGGSVIAGASKGAPVKSVLGLLNTSPYAMTFRADSGVKSIKDVEGKTVAASAGEASLALLPAIWKKNGVDASKVNILNVDGPGKIIAIMQDRAAGILGGLENQVVVLNSKGLEQKVFSFAELGVNTQGLTIVTNTKLIDSNQDLVKRFVAASLKSIEAAKADPDAAVAAAVKEKPTGDPKLLKEQLEVSLKLLPSPSAPSAPLGEMAAADWQQTLDLMKEYQDIKTDMPADAFFTNSLIAK encoded by the coding sequence ATGTTCAATATTATAAAAAATACGCTTGCGGGCGGTGCGATCGCGCTCGCCGTGGGTCTGGCGGGAATTCAGCCAGCTGCGGCTGAAGACAAGGTGACACTCCGTCTCAATTTCCTTTTGAGCGGTGTCCACACCATCTTTTATTACGGTGCAGAAAAGGGTTTCTACAAGGAGGCGGGTATCGATCTTCAGATCGGCGAAGGCCAGGGCTCGGCGCGCACGGTCCAGTCGGTCGCAACTGGTGGCGATATGTTCGGCATCGCCGATGGCGGCAGCGTCATTGCCGGCGCTTCGAAAGGCGCGCCGGTCAAATCCGTGCTAGGTCTGCTTAACACCTCACCCTACGCCATGACGTTTCGCGCCGATTCCGGCGTAAAATCCATCAAGGATGTGGAGGGCAAGACGGTCGCGGCGAGCGCCGGCGAAGCTTCACTCGCCCTCCTGCCCGCTATCTGGAAAAAGAACGGCGTTGATGCGTCGAAGGTCAATATTCTGAATGTGGATGGACCCGGCAAGATCATCGCCATCATGCAGGATCGCGCCGCGGGCATTCTCGGCGGGCTTGAAAACCAGGTCGTGGTGCTCAATTCAAAGGGTCTGGAGCAGAAGGTATTTTCTTTTGCGGAGCTGGGCGTGAACACGCAGGGCCTGACGATTGTTACCAACACAAAGTTGATCGACAGCAATCAGGATCTGGTCAAGCGCTTCGTGGCGGCGTCGCTGAAATCCATAGAGGCAGCCAAGGCGGATCCTGACGCAGCAGTTGCTGCAGCCGTGAAGGAAAAGCCGACCGGCGATCCCAAGCTTCTGAAGGAGCAGCTGGAAGTCTCGCTCAAACTTCTGCCGTCGCCATCTGCCCCATCTGCGCCGCTCGGCGAAATGGCTGCGGCAGACTGGCAGCAGACACTCGATCTGATGAAGGAATATCAGGACATCAAGACCGATATGCCGGCAGACGCCTTCTTCACCAACAGCCTCATCGCAAAATAA
- a CDS encoding ABC transporter permease, protein MFSKVIGAVKGQAHTVGSLVGAGIVWEIAVRLLNVPEYILPAPSKVFADLYNNVPIVFTASFYTLQPMVLGFLVAVVMGTLLALLVVYSRAFEAIFYPLLVILQIIPKIAIAPLFIIWVGFGLPSKILLVFLLSFFPIVVNSIVAFKSIEPDVYDLAKSYRAGRLKIFWKVELPGALPSLFAGFKVAAALSATAAVVAEFVASDNGLGYLLLNYNGNMNTSMTFAVIIVLSLLGLLLYGIVEIIERFAIPWHVSQRRDDFTVGKSAT, encoded by the coding sequence ATGTTTTCGAAAGTCATCGGTGCCGTCAAAGGACAGGCCCACACCGTGGGCAGCCTCGTGGGCGCAGGCATTGTCTGGGAGATCGCGGTGCGTCTCCTCAATGTTCCGGAATATATCCTGCCAGCGCCAAGCAAGGTCTTTGCGGACCTTTATAACAACGTGCCTATCGTTTTTACCGCATCGTTCTACACGTTACAGCCCATGGTGCTCGGCTTCCTCGTGGCCGTCGTCATGGGAACGTTGCTTGCCCTGCTGGTCGTATATTCACGTGCATTCGAGGCAATCTTTTATCCGCTGCTGGTGATCCTGCAGATCATCCCCAAGATCGCCATCGCACCGCTCTTCATTATCTGGGTCGGCTTCGGCCTGCCTTCGAAGATACTGCTGGTCTTCCTGCTTTCCTTTTTTCCGATCGTGGTCAATTCCATCGTAGCGTTTAAGTCCATCGAACCTGACGTCTACGATCTCGCCAAGAGCTATCGCGCCGGACGACTGAAGATTTTCTGGAAGGTGGAACTGCCTGGCGCCCTGCCCTCGCTTTTTGCCGGCTTCAAGGTGGCTGCAGCACTTTCTGCGACGGCGGCAGTGGTGGCGGAATTCGTTGCCTCCGACAACGGGCTTGGATACCTGCTGCTGAACTATAACGGCAACATGAATACCAGCATGACCTTCGCCGTCATCATCGTGCTCAGCCTTCTCGGCCTTCTTCTCTACGGCATCGTGGAAATTATCGAACGCTTCGCGATCCCCTGGCACGTTTCGCAGCGCCGTGACGACTTCACCGTCGGGAAAAGCGCGACCTGA
- a CDS encoding ABC transporter ATP-binding protein, which translates to MQREERMLQKEKDRTGYEPGVLLRGVSKYFGHADAPVVALEKLDLTIGDGEFVAIVGPSGCGKSTMMRLISRLSHASTGEISVFGDVSKEPPPGMSIVFQNHVLLAWRTIIDNVLFPAEMTGRNREELRPHALALLESVGLKDFADRYPHELSGGMKQRASIARALLLQPRLLLMDEPFGALDALTREQMRIDLEALWLKNRMTVVFITHSIDEAVLLADRVIVMTPRPGRIERILDIDMPRPRGLAARREPEFIEKSEEITEIFLSRGILQRHA; encoded by the coding sequence ATGCAGCGCGAGGAACGCATGTTACAGAAGGAAAAAGACAGGACAGGTTATGAACCCGGCGTCTTGTTAAGGGGTGTTAGCAAATATTTCGGGCATGCGGACGCGCCTGTTGTCGCCTTGGAAAAACTCGACCTGACGATTGGTGACGGGGAGTTTGTCGCGATTGTTGGTCCGTCGGGGTGCGGCAAGTCAACGATGATGCGACTGATCTCCCGGCTTTCTCACGCCAGCACGGGAGAGATTTCCGTTTTCGGCGACGTTTCCAAGGAACCGCCGCCCGGTATGAGCATCGTTTTTCAGAATCACGTACTTCTCGCCTGGCGAACGATCATCGACAATGTGCTGTTCCCAGCCGAAATGACCGGGCGGAACCGCGAGGAATTGCGGCCGCATGCGCTTGCGCTTCTCGAATCCGTCGGTTTGAAGGATTTCGCGGACAGGTATCCGCATGAACTTTCCGGCGGCATGAAGCAGCGCGCATCGATCGCCCGCGCTCTGCTTCTGCAACCGCGTCTGTTGTTGATGGATGAGCCTTTCGGTGCGCTAGACGCGCTGACACGCGAACAGATGCGTATCGATTTGGAAGCGCTCTGGCTGAAGAATCGAATGACGGTCGTCTTCATCACCCACTCCATCGATGAAGCGGTTCTTCTTGCGGATCGCGTCATTGTCATGACCCCGAGACCTGGGAGAATCGAGAGGATATTGGATATCGACATGCCTCGGCCGCGTGGGCTGGCGGCGCGGCGGGAGCCGGAATTCATCGAGAAATCCGAGGAGATTACCGAGATTTTCCTTTCGCGCGGCATTTTGCAACGCCATGCCTGA
- a CDS encoding IclR family transcriptional regulator: MDRTTNVPNGGVERTIAMLELLALAEEPLKLSDVAHQLDIPKSACHRILTSLIENGWAWQSPESDCYALTMRMALVGQKQLARLQVSDLRQPILNALAERTRELVRLTAVQNNTLVWVGSARGRRSGLVFEPDMSAGIVPYATANGKIWLASLERERALRIALEAGLGQPGQQAANAINTIEALNRELDAVAGLGYGRAVGEAEEGVGAIAVAIRQGKEVVGTMSVAAPLTRLTDERVAEILPLLARAASDMEIAW; this comes from the coding sequence ATGGACAGGACGACCAATGTACCAAACGGTGGCGTCGAGCGGACGATCGCCATGCTGGAGCTTCTTGCCTTGGCCGAGGAGCCGCTCAAACTATCCGATGTGGCTCATCAACTCGATATTCCGAAAAGCGCATGTCATCGCATCCTCACCTCCCTGATCGAGAATGGCTGGGCTTGGCAGAGTCCCGAGAGCGATTGCTACGCGCTAACCATGCGCATGGCGCTGGTGGGCCAGAAACAACTGGCGCGACTGCAAGTCTCGGATTTGCGCCAACCGATCCTGAATGCGCTCGCCGAACGCACCCGCGAACTTGTTCGTTTGACGGCTGTGCAGAATAATACGCTTGTCTGGGTCGGCTCCGCTCGCGGTCGCCGCTCAGGCCTGGTGTTTGAACCCGATATGAGCGCCGGTATTGTGCCCTATGCAACGGCAAACGGTAAAATATGGCTGGCGAGCCTGGAGCGGGAGAGGGCGCTGAGGATCGCCCTTGAAGCCGGGCTCGGCCAACCCGGCCAGCAGGCTGCAAACGCCATCAATACCATCGAAGCGCTAAACCGGGAACTCGATGCCGTTGCAGGTCTCGGTTACGGCCGCGCAGTTGGCGAAGCCGAGGAGGGAGTGGGGGCAATTGCTGTCGCCATTCGCCAGGGGAAAGAGGTCGTGGGAACCATGAGCGTGGCGGCGCCGCTAACTCGTCTTACGGATGAGCGTGTGGCGGAGATATTGCCGCTTCTGGCAAGGGCTGCGAGTGACATGGAAATCGCCTGGTAG